A genomic window from Bubalus bubalis isolate 160015118507 breed Murrah chromosome 13, NDDB_SH_1, whole genome shotgun sequence includes:
- the STOML3 gene encoding stomatin-like protein 3: MDPGASSPEKLDKENLVGIKSKGLGVCGWILLFLSFLLMVITFPISIWMCLKIIKEYERAVVFRLGRIQADKAKGPGLILILPCIDVFVKVDLRTVTCNIPPQEILTRDSVTTQVDGVVYYRIYSAVSAVANVNDVHQATFLLAQTTLRNVLGTRTLSQILAGREEIAHSIQTLLDDATELWGIRVARVEIKDVRIPVQLQRSMAAEAEATREARAKVLAAEGEMNASKALKSASMVLAESPAALQLRYLQTLATVATEKNSTIVFPLPINMLEGIDGITYDNHKKVPNRA, from the exons GCATCAAGAGTAAAGGGCTTGGTGTATGTGGCTGGatcctgcttttcctttctttcctgctgATGGTCATTACCTTCCCGATCTCCATATGGATGTGCTTGAAG ATCATTAAGGAGTATGAACGTGCTGTTGTATTCCGACTGGGACGCATCCAAGCTGACAAAGCCAAGGGGCCAG GTCTGATTCTGATCTTGCCCTGCATAGATGTGTTTGTCAAAGTTGATCTCCGGACCGTTACTTGCAACATTCCTCCCCAGGAG ATCCTCACCAGAGACTCTGTGACCACTCAGGTGGATGGAGTGGTCTATTACAGGATCTATAGCGCCGTCTCGGCAGTGGCTAATGTCAACGATGTCCATCAAGCCACGTTTCTGCTGGCCCAGACCACTCTGAGAAATGTCTTGGGGACACGGACCTTGTCCCAGATCCTAGCTGGCCGAGAAGAGATCGCCCATAGCATCCAG ACCTTACTTGATGATGCCACTGAGCTGTGGGGGATCCGGGTGGCCCGGGTGGAAATCAAAGACGTCCGGATTCCCGTGCAGTTGCAGAGGTCCATGGCCGCTGAGGCCGAGGCCACCCGGGAAGCCAGGGCCAAG GTCCTTGCAGCGGAAGGAGAAATGAATGCTTCTAAAGCTCTGAAGTCCGCCTCCATGGTGCTGGCCGAGTCCCCGGCAGCCCTCCAGCTGCGTTACCTGCAGACCTTAGCCACCGTGGCCACAGAGAAGAATTCCACCATTGTGTTTCCTCTGCCCATAAATATGCTAGAGGGCATTGATGGCATCACCTACGACAACCACAAGAAGGTCCCCAACAGAGCTTGA